In one Microbacterium invictum genomic region, the following are encoded:
- the uxaC gene encoding glucuronate isomerase translates to MTTTSVTSRRLLPADPATRRIAERLYQLIADLPILSPHGHVDPGILATDRPFRDPATLLIRDDHYVTRLLHADGVDLASLAIGQGEISESEARRIWRIFCDRWHLFAGTASGYWLRSTLQDVFGVEQLPGDADPDALFDALSESLAAADMRPRALLERFDIEVLATTDDPLDTLEPHRILAADPGVRTVVRPTFRPDAYLDPTAAGWGDRVERLIDSVDQNGYEGYLEGLRASRRRFIEHGATSADFGVFTADTAEIDPSSAAALFDRARRGELSATEARAFRAHMLFESARMSTEDGLVMTIHAGVFRNHHTPTFTGYGPDRGHDIPVATTFVEPLRPLLQRFGTARGFHLILFTVDETTFSRELAPLAGFYPSVFIGAPWWFLDAPDSAARFRAATVETAGFYRGSGFIDDTRAFLSIPARHDMARRTDAGYLARLVVEERLSIGEAERIAVDLHSAIPRRAFKL, encoded by the coding sequence GTGACCACCACCTCCGTCACCTCCCGGCGGTTGCTCCCCGCCGATCCGGCCACCCGCCGGATCGCCGAGAGGCTGTATCAGCTGATCGCTGATCTCCCGATCCTGTCGCCGCACGGCCATGTCGACCCCGGCATCCTCGCGACGGATCGCCCGTTCCGGGATCCGGCGACGCTGCTCATCCGCGATGACCACTACGTCACCCGGCTGCTCCACGCCGACGGTGTGGACCTCGCCTCGCTCGCGATCGGGCAGGGCGAGATCTCCGAGTCCGAGGCGCGGCGGATCTGGCGGATCTTCTGCGACCGCTGGCACCTGTTCGCCGGAACGGCCTCGGGATACTGGTTGCGCAGCACCCTGCAGGACGTCTTCGGAGTCGAGCAGCTGCCGGGTGACGCTGACCCCGACGCGCTCTTCGACGCCCTCAGCGAATCCCTTGCCGCAGCGGACATGCGTCCCCGCGCTCTCCTCGAGCGCTTCGACATCGAGGTCCTCGCGACCACCGACGACCCGCTGGACACACTCGAGCCGCATCGGATCCTGGCGGCTGATCCGGGTGTGCGCACGGTGGTCAGGCCCACCTTCCGCCCCGACGCCTACCTCGACCCGACCGCCGCGGGGTGGGGCGACCGCGTCGAGCGACTCATCGATTCGGTCGATCAGAACGGGTACGAGGGCTATCTCGAGGGTCTTCGCGCGAGCCGCCGTCGGTTCATCGAGCACGGCGCGACCTCGGCCGACTTCGGCGTCTTCACCGCAGACACGGCCGAGATCGACCCGTCGTCCGCTGCCGCACTGTTCGACCGGGCGCGCCGGGGCGAGCTGTCGGCCACCGAGGCGCGGGCGTTTCGGGCTCACATGCTGTTCGAATCCGCGCGAATGTCGACCGAAGACGGCCTCGTGATGACCATCCACGCCGGCGTCTTCCGCAATCACCACACGCCCACGTTCACCGGCTACGGGCCGGATCGAGGTCACGACATCCCGGTGGCGACCACCTTCGTCGAGCCCCTCCGGCCGCTTCTGCAGAGGTTCGGCACCGCCCGCGGCTTCCACCTCATCCTGTTCACGGTGGACGAGACCACGTTCTCCCGAGAGCTCGCTCCCCTCGCCGGCTTCTATCCGTCGGTGTTCATCGGGGCGCCCTGGTGGTTCCTGGACGCACCCGACAGCGCCGCTCGGTTCCGGGCGGCGACGGTCGAGACCGCCGGATTCTACCGCGGCTCGGGGTTCATCGACGACACGCGGGCGTTCCTGTCCATCCCCGCGCGTCACGACATGGCTCGGCGCACCGACGCCGGCTACCTCGCCCGACTGGTGGTCGAAGAGCGTCTCAGCATCGGAGAGGCGGAGCGGATCGCGGTCGACCTCCACAGTGCGATTCCGCGGCGGGCGTTCAAACTATGA